A genomic region of Arcobacter sp. LA11 contains the following coding sequences:
- a CDS encoding sensor histidine kinase — MKSINRINIKFKLGVLFLILCISISVLAYKSINLSEDSKETLKVVHSKSQAVLSLQNRVITPLYRLRELTQSLVMAPNSQIRESIQRDLDILLFQLQKEFDSLIIENKNIKSGWVEYKRLIGDTKQYLKEEFEEGAYINVTTSSRKQFHLLVEELLEIQSKFLNNSTIAYTKASKEAKDVRFEILMVIVIVLILATITGWLISSNIINSIHRVQKGLSNFFEYLNHRKTAVEKIEINSKDEFYQMAKMINQNVSNVQNNIEQNEALIKNATRVLENIKGGNLGTRLSEKTNNSALHELKNMINDMIDNFEFKIQEEINKRLEQEQILIQQSKLASMGEMIGNIAHQWRQPLAQISAIHMNMKVTYDFKKFTKEYLDSKIKEANTLTSYMSSTISDFQNFFNPQGDKENFSIEKACKDAHFILASSLKYHGISLTFDVLEDSNVFGYRNEYSQVILNIISNAKDILLERNIQEPVINIEIKNGENYAIVKIQDNGGGVDEDIIEKIFEPYFTTRHKTQGTGIGLYMSKNIIERNMNGFINVRNEDDGALFTIKVHKN; from the coding sequence ATGAAGTCAATAAATAGAATAAATATCAAGTTTAAGTTGGGAGTTCTTTTTTTAATATTATGTATCTCAATATCAGTTTTAGCATATAAATCAATCAATCTTAGTGAAGATAGTAAAGAGACTTTAAAAGTAGTACATAGTAAGTCTCAAGCAGTTTTATCTTTACAAAATAGAGTAATAACTCCTTTATATAGATTAAGAGAGTTAACTCAGTCTTTAGTAATGGCACCAAATAGTCAAATACGAGAATCCATACAAAGAGATTTAGATATTCTTCTTTTTCAGCTTCAAAAAGAGTTTGATAGTTTAATTATTGAAAACAAAAACATAAAAAGTGGTTGGGTAGAGTATAAAAGACTAATAGGTGATACTAAACAATATTTAAAAGAAGAGTTTGAAGAAGGTGCTTATATAAATGTAACTACTTCTAGTAGAAAACAGTTTCATCTGTTGGTTGAAGAGTTGCTTGAAATACAAAGTAAATTTTTAAATAATTCAACAATTGCGTATACAAAAGCTTCTAAAGAAGCAAAAGATGTTAGATTTGAGATTCTTATGGTAATTGTAATTGTTCTTATTTTAGCAACTATAACAGGTTGGCTTATTTCAAGTAATATTATCAACTCAATTCATAGGGTTCAAAAAGGTTTATCAAACTTTTTTGAGTATTTAAATCATAGAAAAACTGCAGTTGAAAAAATAGAAATAAACTCGAAAGATGAATTTTATCAAATGGCAAAAATGATTAATCAAAATGTTTCAAATGTTCAAAATAATATAGAACAAAATGAAGCTCTAATTAAAAATGCAACAAGAGTTTTAGAAAATATTAAAGGTGGAAATCTAGGAACTAGACTTAGTGAAAAAACAAATAACTCTGCTTTACATGAATTAAAAAATATGATTAATGATATGATTGATAATTTTGAATTTAAGATACAAGAAGAGATTAATAAAAGACTTGAACAAGAACAAATTTTAATTCAACAGTCAAAGTTAGCATCAATGGGTGAAATGATTGGAAATATAGCCCATCAATGGAGACAACCTTTAGCTCAGATATCTGCAATTCATATGAATATGAAAGTAACTTACGATTTTAAAAAATTTACGAAAGAGTATTTAGATAGTAAAATAAAAGAAGCAAATACTTTAACTTCATACATGTCAAGTACAATTTCAGACTTTCAAAACTTTTTTAATCCTCAAGGAGATAAAGAGAATTTTTCTATAGAAAAAGCTTGTAAAGATGCCCATTTTATACTTGCCTCTTCTTTAAAATATCATGGAATATCACTAACTTTTGATGTCCTTGAAGATTCAAATGTATTTGGATATAGAAACGAATATTCTCAAGTTATCTTGAACATAATAAGTAATGCAAAAGATATATTACTAGAACGAAATATTCAAGAACCTGTTATAAATATTGAAATAAAAAATGGTGAAAATTATGCAATTGTAAAAATTCAAGATAATGGTGGAGGAGTAGATGAGGATATAATAGAGAAAATATTCGAACCATATTTTACTACTAGACATAAAACACAAGGTACAGGAATAGGTTTATATATGTCTAAAAATATTATTGAACGAAATATGAATGGTTTTATAAATGTAAGAAATGAAGACGATGGAGCCCTATTTACAATAAAAGTTCATAAGAATTAA
- a CDS encoding BPTI/Kunitz domain-containing protein — protein MYLRIIILLLPLFSFTACSTSSNSIKLSKKCYKKGVTGMCRGYFIKYEYNEKTKKCQHFVYGGCGGNIPFNTLDECKKSCEE, from the coding sequence ATGTATTTAAGAATTATTATTCTCTTGTTACCATTGTTTTCTTTTACTGCTTGTTCTACTAGCTCAAATAGTATAAAACTTTCTAAAAAGTGTTATAAAAAAGGCGTGACTGGAATGTGTAGAGGCTATTTTATTAAATATGAGTACAACGAAAAAACAAAGAAATGTCAGCACTTTGTATATGGTGGATGTGGTGGTAATATTCCATTTAATACTTTAGATGAATGTAAAAAAAGTTGTGAAGAGTAA
- a CDS encoding YbdK family carboxylate-amine ligase → MKFEKFDDGNHFTIGVELELRILDKYKLSLQNEYDYIFSNINDKYKKNLASEFLGSMVEINTPIFHYEKDLIDFLKEIISDMNGVVKKKNLNLQTSGTYAQENSNTKVNSCDRYEKLYNEHQILLDNFSICGTHVHVGFEDFDKALKAYNYSLYYLPLFVALSASSVFFNNTDSGIHSYRTKIFDRLPKASIPDYFDSYDEMKAVYDLLYENKVINSTKDIWWDVRIQPHFRTLEFRVCDAVNDFDRLEVIIALFKAICQLSQIEELTKMPMQVLKQNMWSATRYSMSGSMITKDGLISIRELLNNLIDKAYEKSFLSKEMSHRAKKIVLEKSISEQMIEVYNRTESLKEVERLGVFE, encoded by the coding sequence ATGAAATTTGAGAAGTTTGATGATGGTAACCATTTCACAATTGGTGTTGAGTTAGAGTTAAGAATATTAGATAAATATAAGTTATCGCTTCAAAATGAATATGATTATATTTTTTCAAATATTAATGATAAATATAAAAAAAATTTAGCTTCTGAATTTTTAGGTTCAATGGTAGAAATAAATACTCCTATTTTTCATTATGAAAAAGATTTAATAGATTTTCTAAAAGAGATTATTTCTGATATGAATGGGGTTGTTAAAAAAAAGAATCTGAACCTTCAAACAAGTGGTACCTATGCACAAGAAAATAGTAATACGAAAGTAAATTCATGTGATAGATATGAGAAACTTTATAATGAACATCAAATATTGCTTGATAACTTTTCTATATGCGGTACACATGTTCATGTAGGTTTTGAAGATTTTGATAAAGCTTTAAAAGCTTATAATTATTCACTCTATTATTTACCATTATTTGTGGCTTTGAGTGCATCTTCTGTATTTTTCAATAATACTGATTCTGGTATCCATTCTTATAGAACGAAAATATTTGATAGGTTACCAAAAGCTTCTATTCCTGATTATTTTGATAGTTATGATGAAATGAAAGCTGTATATGATTTGCTTTATGAGAATAAAGTAATAAATAGTACAAAAGATATTTGGTGGGATGTGAGAATTCAACCTCATTTTAGGACTTTGGAATTTAGAGTTTGTGATGCTGTAAATGATTTTGATAGATTGGAAGTGATAATTGCTTTATTTAAGGCTATTTGCCAATTATCACAGATAGAAGAACTTACAAAAATGCCAATGCAAGTTTTAAAACAAAATATGTGGAGTGCAACAAGGTACTCGATGAGTGGTTCAATGATAACAAAAGATGGACTGATTTCAATAAGAGAATTGTTAAATAATTTGATTGATAAAGCTTATGAAAAATCATTTTTAAGTAAAGAGATGTCTCATAGGGCAAAAAAAATAGTATTAGAAAAGAGTATTTCAGAACAGATGATAGAAGTATATAATAGAACAGAAAGTTTAAAAGAAGTAGAAAGATTAGGAGTATTTGAATGA
- the ggt gene encoding gamma-glutamyltransferase: MKGVVAAGDTNSAQAGADILKEGGNAYDAALAVMLAAPICEPLFTSLGGGGFLLGLEKGKKPELYDFFVEVPKKRIDEPEFYPIYVDFGAAIQEFHIGAGSIAIPGLVEGISQVYKDKCTLPMSKIIEPAVKYAREGVYLSKMQASFVKLLEPIFTSTKSSLDVYGMHDEDNPNKLIDETHLFKNPNYADFLEEFAKEGAKLFYEGHVADEIEKITKEHDGLILKEDLKNYKCIKREPIDFNYKGYEIVTNPPPSGGGILIAFTMKLLEKYDLKDFRSYEYVKGLIEAFKTTSDFRKEHVDEFLHDPKLKEILSNDRLIKNYCTTMHSRLNLWGNTTHLSVIDEEGNAVSVTTTNGEGCGHVVSSSGIMLNNMMGEEDLNPHGWFSWPEGIRLPSMMAPTAVLKDGHPELILGSAGSNRIRSAITQTMINNLEYGMNLDDSINSPRIHFEKGSVCMEPECTHFIRDELKKHYELQYFDDLNVFFGGVQAVNGNLEGGCDSRRGAAVIKVD; this comes from the coding sequence ATGAAAGGTGTAGTTGCCGCTGGTGATACAAACTCTGCACAAGCAGGAGCAGATATTTTAAAAGAGGGTGGAAATGCTTATGATGCTGCATTAGCTGTTATGCTTGCAGCTCCTATTTGCGAACCTCTTTTTACAAGTCTTGGAGGAGGAGGTTTTCTTTTAGGTCTTGAAAAAGGTAAAAAGCCAGAATTATATGATTTTTTTGTTGAAGTACCTAAAAAAAGAATTGATGAACCTGAATTTTATCCCATATACGTAGACTTTGGAGCAGCTATCCAAGAGTTTCATATAGGAGCTGGTTCTATTGCAATACCAGGACTAGTTGAGGGTATATCACAAGTATATAAAGATAAATGTACTCTTCCTATGAGTAAGATTATTGAGCCTGCTGTAAAATATGCAAGAGAAGGTGTATATTTATCTAAAATGCAAGCAAGTTTTGTGAAACTTCTTGAACCAATTTTTACATCAACAAAAAGTAGTTTAGATGTTTATGGTATGCATGATGAAGATAATCCAAATAAATTAATTGATGAAACACACCTTTTTAAAAACCCTAATTATGCAGACTTTTTAGAAGAGTTTGCAAAAGAGGGTGCAAAGCTTTTCTATGAAGGTCATGTTGCAGATGAAATTGAAAAAATCACAAAAGAACATGATGGATTAATTTTAAAAGAAGATTTAAAAAATTATAAATGTATTAAGCGTGAACCAATTGATTTTAATTATAAAGGGTATGAAATAGTTACAAATCCTCCTCCAAGTGGTGGTGGAATTTTAATTGCTTTTACGATGAAGTTACTTGAAAAATATGATTTAAAAGATTTTAGATCTTATGAATATGTAAAAGGTTTAATTGAAGCTTTTAAGACTACAAGTGATTTTAGAAAGGAACATGTAGATGAATTCTTGCATGATCCAAAACTAAAAGAGATTTTATCAAATGATAGACTTATTAAAAACTATTGTACAACTATGCATAGTAGATTAAATCTATGGGGAAACACAACTCATCTTTCAGTTATAGATGAAGAAGGAAATGCAGTATCTGTTACAACTACAAATGGTGAAGGTTGTGGTCATGTAGTATCTAGTTCTGGAATTATGTTAAATAATATGATGGGAGAAGAGGATTTAAATCCCCATGGCTGGTTCTCTTGGCCTGAAGGAATTAGGTTACCATCTATGATGGCACCAACAGCTGTTTTAAAAGATGGACATCCTGAGCTTATCTTAGGTAGTGCAGGAAGTAATAGAATACGTTCTGCAATTACTCAAACAATGATAAATAACCTTGAATATGGTATGAATTTAGATGATAGTATAAATTCTCCTAGAATTCATTTTGAAAAAGGTTCAGTATGTATGGAACCTGAATGTACACATTTTATAAGAGATGAACTGAAAAAACATTATGAATTACAATATTTTGATGACTTAAATGTCTTTTTTGGTGGGGTACAAGCTGTAAATGGCAACTTAGAAGGTGGCTGTGATTCACGACGTGGAGCAGCTGTGATAAAAGTAGATTGA
- a CDS encoding bacteriohemerythrin, which translates to MNAKLVGCAVTAWDDAYAIGHEKIDSEHKRLFDIAAEIYEHSNDSEKIIKIVKELVLYTKFHFKNEEDFMKSINFIDLDNHKKLHKKVIDELNIIIKNINSQPIEESVVKLNTLVNKNILQHILIEDKKVHHAIRTRDELKENFKWKIDYKLGNELLDDEHQQLFDIAENALNYNNTDIKSHIKITICELYDYMRVHFEDEEKYMEEIAYPELEEHKILHESIIHQMNDFVKQLSTLSIIEFEKKLIEYMDIWLINHILYEDRKIIKFVKE; encoded by the coding sequence ATGAATGCAAAGCTAGTTGGTTGTGCAGTTACCGCTTGGGATGATGCGTATGCTATTGGACATGAAAAAATTGATAGTGAACACAAACGTCTTTTTGATATTGCAGCAGAAATTTATGAACATTCGAATGATTCAGAAAAGATTATAAAAATAGTTAAAGAGCTAGTTTTATATACAAAATTTCATTTTAAAAATGAAGAAGATTTTATGAAATCTATAAATTTTATAGATTTAGATAATCATAAAAAACTACATAAAAAAGTAATAGATGAATTAAATATTATAATTAAAAATATCAATTCTCAACCTATAGAAGAAAGTGTAGTTAAATTAAATACTCTTGTTAATAAAAATATTTTACAACATATTTTAATTGAAGATAAAAAAGTACATCATGCAATTAGAACTAGAGATGAACTAAAAGAAAATTTTAAATGGAAAATAGATTACAAATTAGGCAATGAACTTTTAGATGATGAGCATCAACAACTTTTTGATATTGCAGAGAATGCTTTAAACTACAATAATACAGATATAAAATCACATATAAAAATTACTATATGTGAACTATATGATTATATGAGAGTGCACTTTGAAGATGAAGAAAAATATATGGAAGAAATAGCTTATCCAGAGCTAGAAGAACATAAAATTCTTCATGAGTCTATAATTCATCAAATGAATGACTTTGTAAAACAATTATCAACTTTGAGTATCATAGAGTTTGAAAAAAAACTAATAGAATACATGGATATTTGGTTGATTAATCATATTTTATATGAAGATAGAAAAATCATAAAGTTTGTTAAGGAGTAA
- a CDS encoding tRNA (5-methylaminomethyl-2-thiouridine)(34)-methyltransferase MnmD, whose amino-acid sequence MDKLLTTEDGSNTLFSEKYKQPFHDLKTGAIKESLTKHVIPAFDFHKKKKHLRILDICFGIGYNTLSTIYYIIKNNLNISIEIFSPEFDLDLVKSLNDFKYPNEFDEILPIIKTLSKDLKYKNDRLSITICISNARKYIKTLDNIDIVYQDAFSAEVNKELWTVEYFKDIFKLCNEDAILTTYAVSTNIRLSLYEAGFEIYQIIPVKKKQTIAFKTKQDIDAKYIDMDLKKQRNKEAKALYDTINY is encoded by the coding sequence TTGGATAAATTACTCACTACAGAAGATGGTTCGAATACACTTTTTTCTGAAAAGTACAAGCAGCCATTTCATGACTTAAAAACTGGCGCGATTAAAGAATCTCTAACAAAACATGTAATCCCTGCCTTTGACTTCCATAAAAAAAAGAAACATCTTAGAATATTAGATATCTGTTTTGGTATTGGATATAACACATTAAGTACTATCTACTATATTATAAAAAATAATTTAAATATTAGTATTGAAATTTTCTCTCCTGAGTTTGATTTAGATTTAGTTAAATCCCTTAATGATTTTAAATATCCAAACGAATTTGATGAAATATTACCTATTATAAAAACTTTATCAAAAGATTTAAAATATAAAAATGATAGATTAAGTATAACAATTTGTATAAGTAATGCAAGAAAATATATAAAAACTTTAGATAATATCGATATAGTTTATCAAGATGCTTTTAGTGCAGAAGTAAACAAAGAACTTTGGACAGTTGAGTACTTTAAAGATATTTTTAAATTATGTAACGAAGATGCAATTTTAACTACATATGCAGTATCTACAAATATACGATTATCTCTATATGAAGCAGGATTTGAAATATATCAAATTATCCCTGTAAAAAAGAAACAGACTATTGCATTTAAAACAAAACAAGATATTGACGCAAAATATATTGATATGGATTTAAAAAAACAAAGAAATAAAGAGGCAAAAGCACTATATGATACGATCAACTACTAA
- a CDS encoding EAL domain-containing protein, which yields MKTMELNNLYEFTKKLTLLYIEEDFTTIKSNLTLFQKYFNEIITVKNPMEALEKVNNHNIDVVISEMNFTNFSGVKLLKELKDLNKNIIKIILTNEKNSHIFVETISLGINGYMIKPFDEEQFKKILDKFIGEYIVNKKDKSNLKLLKQYQEIVDKSTIVSKTDPNGIITYANENFCKIAEYTEEELIGKNHNIVRHPDNPKEIFEDMWETIKDRKEEWTGIIKNKSKSGNSYYVKSTITPVFDEDGNIVEYIGVRNAISSIMSDKRHLIDKIAASNLSLLVLIQIEEFEILDKFYNTKTLNEIENVFGLELLNHLPNGYIFESIFNIGNGKFALLTDFFNYLNSEQNIIDYLNDFVKRVKKSVLTIDEIEYDLNVIVSYSFGKESLYEDAKCGLDEVIAKKDLIKYANDSSIKEHQVAKNNLEVIKIVKIALENYNIVSYFQPIINNKTQEIEKYESLVRLIDENGKVLTPYHFLDISKKGNYYNKITMRVLENSFKILNKINTKLSINISSADIEKEETRNKIFELITTYSKDSNRIVFELLEDENVKDFQVIKDFIRKVKKQGVQIAIDDFGAGYSNFERLFDFEPDILKIDGSLIKNIATNAYSRNIVETIVAFAKKQKIETIAEFVENKEIFDILNVIGVDYSQGYYFGKPENLD from the coding sequence ATGAAAACTATGGAGCTTAACAACTTGTATGAGTTCACAAAAAAACTAACTCTTCTTTATATTGAAGAGGATTTTACTACAATTAAATCAAATCTAACGTTGTTTCAAAAATATTTTAATGAAATTATTACTGTAAAAAACCCAATGGAAGCCCTTGAAAAAGTTAATAATCATAATATAGATGTAGTGATTTCTGAAATGAATTTTACAAACTTTAGTGGTGTGAAACTACTTAAAGAGCTAAAAGATTTAAATAAAAATATAATTAAAATCATACTTACAAATGAAAAAAATAGTCATATTTTTGTAGAAACAATAAGCTTAGGAATAAATGGTTACATGATAAAACCATTTGATGAAGAGCAGTTTAAAAAAATATTAGATAAATTTATTGGTGAATATATAGTAAATAAAAAAGATAAATCTAATTTAAAACTTCTAAAACAATATCAAGAAATAGTAGATAAAAGTACAATCGTATCAAAAACTGATCCAAATGGTATTATCACATATGCAAATGAGAATTTTTGTAAAATTGCTGAATATACAGAAGAAGAATTAATTGGAAAAAATCATAATATTGTAAGACATCCTGATAACCCAAAAGAGATATTTGAGGATATGTGGGAAACAATTAAGGATAGGAAAGAAGAGTGGACGGGAATAATTAAAAACAAGTCTAAATCTGGAAATTCTTATTATGTTAAATCAACTATAACCCCAGTATTTGATGAAGATGGAAATATTGTTGAATATATAGGAGTTCGAAATGCTATTAGTTCAATAATGAGTGATAAAAGACATCTAATTGATAAAATTGCAGCTAGTAATTTATCTCTACTTGTACTAATTCAAATAGAAGAATTTGAGATATTAGATAAGTTTTATAATACTAAAACATTAAATGAAATTGAAAATGTATTTGGTCTTGAACTTTTAAATCATCTTCCAAATGGATATATTTTTGAAAGTATTTTTAATATTGGAAATGGTAAGTTTGCACTTCTAACTGACTTTTTTAATTATTTAAATTCTGAACAAAATATTATTGATTATTTAAATGATTTTGTGAAAAGAGTTAAAAAATCTGTTTTAACTATTGATGAAATAGAGTATGATTTAAATGTAATAGTTAGCTATTCTTTTGGAAAAGAGAGTTTGTATGAAGATGCAAAATGTGGTCTTGATGAGGTTATTGCAAAAAAAGATTTGATTAAATATGCTAATGATTCTTCAATCAAAGAACATCAAGTAGCAAAAAACAATTTAGAAGTTATTAAGATTGTTAAAATTGCACTTGAAAATTATAATATAGTCTCATATTTCCAACCTATTATAAATAATAAAACTCAAGAAATAGAAAAATATGAATCTTTAGTGAGATTAATCGATGAAAATGGAAAAGTATTAACTCCTTATCATTTCCTTGATATTTCAAAAAAAGGTAACTACTATAATAAAATTACTATGAGAGTTCTTGAAAATTCCTTTAAAATTCTCAATAAGATTAATACTAAATTATCTATAAATATCTCTTCTGCTGATATTGAAAAAGAAGAAACAAGAAATAAAATTTTTGAACTCATTACAACATACTCTAAAGATAGTAATCGTATAGTTTTTGAACTACTAGAAGATGAAAATGTAAAAGATTTTCAAGTTATAAAAGATTTTATTAGAAAAGTAAAAAAGCAAGGTGTTCAAATAGCTATTGATGATTTTGGTGCTGGATATTCTAACTTTGAAAGATTATTTGATTTTGAACCAGATATATTAAAAATAGATGGAAGTCTTATTAAAAATATTGCAACAAATGCATATAGCCGGAATATAGTTGAGACAATAGTTGCCTTTGCAAAAAAACAGAAGATTGAAACTATAGCTGAGTTTGTAGAAAACAAAGAGATATTTGATATTCTAAATGTAATTGGTGTTGATTATTCACAAGGTTACTATTTTGGAAAACCTGAAAATTTAGATTAA
- the luxS gene encoding S-ribosylhomocysteine lyase has translation MPLLDSFRVDHTIMPAPAVRIAKTMKSPSGDIITVFDLRFCVPNEKMLSEKGIHTLEHLFAGFIREHLNSDTVEIIDVSPMGCRTGFYMSLLGNPDEKTVGIAWKKAMEDVLNVPTQNDIPELNIYQCGTCAMHSLDEAKDIAKDILSQEIGVMSNKELYLSEEKLSSLGN, from the coding sequence ATGCCATTATTAGATTCATTTAGAGTAGATCATACAATTATGCCAGCACCAGCAGTAAGAATTGCAAAGACTATGAAATCTCCATCTGGTGATATTATTACAGTATTTGATTTAAGATTTTGTGTACCAAATGAGAAAATGTTAAGTGAAAAAGGTATTCATACATTAGAACATCTATTCGCAGGATTTATTAGAGAACATTTAAACTCTGATACTGTAGAAATCATAGATGTTTCACCTATGGGTTGTAGAACTGGTTTTTATATGAGTTTACTTGGAAATCCAGATGAAAAAACAGTAGGTATTGCTTGGAAAAAAGCAATGGAAGATGTTTTAAACGTACCAACTCAAAATGATATCCCAGAATTAAACATATACCAATGTGGTACATGTGCAATGCACTCACTTGATGAAGCGAAAGATATTGCAAAAGATATTTTAAGCCAAGAAATTGGTGTAATGTCAAATAAAGAGTTATATTTATCAGAAGAAAAATTAAGCTCATTAGGAAACTAA
- a CDS encoding carbonic anhydrase, with the protein MNPIKHLIRGNKLFRKYHYPDFKQELKELVKNGQKPSILFISCCDSRITPDFMVGSKPGDLFVLRNIGNFVPPFSATGDFHGTASAIEYAVSVLNISNIIVCGHSNCGACQSLYQDIPKNDDFINIRKWLKLGEKAKNITLEKTYSTKEELYKATEKNSVICQVENLLTYPYINKKIENKTMKIHGWYYSLEDGSIEFYDKKDNTFKDIFEYEEY; encoded by the coding sequence ATGAATCCAATTAAACACTTAATAAGAGGGAATAAACTCTTTAGAAAATATCATTATCCTGACTTTAAACAAGAACTAAAAGAATTAGTTAAAAATGGTCAAAAACCAAGTATTTTATTTATCAGTTGCTGTGATAGTAGAATTACTCCTGATTTTATGGTAGGAAGTAAACCTGGAGATTTATTTGTTCTTAGAAATATAGGTAACTTTGTGCCTCCTTTTAGTGCCACAGGGGACTTTCATGGAACTGCATCTGCAATTGAATATGCCGTATCAGTTTTAAATATTTCAAATATAATTGTCTGTGGACATTCTAATTGTGGAGCTTGTCAAAGTCTCTATCAAGATATTCCAAAAAATGATGATTTTATTAATATTAGAAAATGGTTAAAACTAGGAGAAAAAGCTAAAAATATCACTTTAGAAAAAACATACTCTACAAAAGAAGAACTTTACAAAGCTACAGAAAAAAACTCTGTTATTTGCCAAGTAGAAAATCTTTTGACTTATCCATATATAAACAAAAAAATAGAAAATAAAACTATGAAAATTCATGGATGGTATTATAGTTTAGAAGATGGGTCTATTGAATTTTACGATAAAAAAGATAATACTTTTAAAGATATCTTTGAATATGAAGAGTATTAA